A window of the Erpetoichthys calabaricus chromosome 10, fErpCal1.3, whole genome shotgun sequence genome harbors these coding sequences:
- the LOC127529438 gene encoding uncharacterized protein LOC127529438: MLRLYLCSKKTDIDELLALVISSDTDSDFVPDGSTQIKLRKASVMKRKPKLIKQSYVRVDEKIDGHSHRNMSSVPEMDESQHKEHSVVITVKRKSERKMKWTDNKVHENYDGSGHGRISSDTDHVECPHEQLSRFVSSSPIDNSEKLEIALAIDTSLEDPEIQFGNMYDNSESALMSTLSWHFPDQEFIMNDQQLPVASTDEPARDESVKEVQKIKIRCVNIIQDMMYVFKEPKVLDVILRIEFVCEKAIGDHGVSREAYIAFWEEFMEQCEGEEERVPRLRPDYSEKEWQAVGRIWSKGYVDHGIIPVRLSQAFVFACIQGIDAVDESLLMSSFLKYLSSAEQECIEKALQGNMDEINKEDLIDLLTRMGSHNLPPQDNMQSAILTMAHKDLLQEPKFIIDCFISVRAVMH; the protein is encoded by the exons ATGTTACGTCTATATCTTTGTTCAAAGAAAACAGATATTGATGAGCTGCTAGCCCTTGTCATTTCTTCAGATACAGATTCTGACTTTGTGCCTGATGGGTCAACCCAGATCAAGCTGAGAAAG GCCAGTGtaatgaaaagaaaaccaaaactaaTAAAGCAGAGCTATGTTCGAGTTGATGAAAAGATTGATGGTCATTCCCACAGAAACATGTCTTCAGTTCCTGAGATGGATGAATCACAACACAAAGAGCACAGTGTG GTCATTACAGTAAAAAGGAAATCAGAAAGAAAGATGAAGTGGACAGATAATAAAGTGCATGAAAATTATGATGGTAGTGGTCATGGAAGAATATCTTCAGATACTGACCATGTTGAATGCCCACATGAGCAGCTGAGCAGG TTTGTATCCAGCTCGCCTATTGACAATTCTGAAAAACTTGAAATTGCACTTGCTATTGACACATCATTGGAAGATCCTGAGATTCAGTTTGGCAACATGTATGATAACAGTGAGAGTGCTCTTATGTCTACACTTTCATGGCATTTCCCAGATCAG GAGTTCATAATGAATGATCAACAATTGCCTGTGGCTTCAACAGATGAACCAGCTAGGGATGAAAGTGTAAAAGAggtccagaaaataaaaataagatgtgTAAATATAATTCAGGATATGATGTATGTTTTCAAGGAACCTAAAGTTCTGGATGTAATATTGCGAATTGAGTTTGTCTGTGAGAAGGCAATAGGTGATCATGGAGTATCAAGGGAAGCCTACATAGCCTTTTGGGAGGAGTTTATGGAACAGTGTGAAGGAGAGGAGGAACGGGTCCCCAGACTCAGGCCAGACTATTCAGAGAAGGAATGGCAGGCTGTTGGTAGAATATGGTCTAAAGGTTATGTGGACCACGGTATTATACCTGTCAGACTTTCACAGGCATTTGTCTTTGCCTGTATTCAGGGAATTGATGCAGTGGATGAAAGCCTATTGATGTCATCCTTTCTAAAATACTTGTCTTCTGCAGAACAAGAATGCATTGAGAAGGCATTACAGGGCAACATGGATGAAATTAATAAGGAAGACTTAATTGACCTATTAACAAGAATGGGATCTCACAACCTGCCTCCACAAGATAATATGCAGTCTGCCATTTTGACAATGGCGCACAAAGATTTACTGCAAGAGCCAAAATTCATCATTGATTGCTTCATATCTGTTAGAGCAGTCATGCACTGA